The following proteins are encoded in a genomic region of Arachis stenosperma cultivar V10309 chromosome 4, arast.V10309.gnm1.PFL2, whole genome shotgun sequence:
- the LOC130973226 gene encoding F-box/kelch-repeat protein At3g23880-like, producing the protein MDKKKKQKHITQNKPKQQSTMEKKKKKQQQNENHKSKSIHDILPLELIHRILLRVPLKQLGRLKCVSKIWNTLISDLDFAKSHVHLSAAPTHVCLFIDDYSEACSVDIDAVFDRHKSATALKEVSLPFKMKTHYDFEVMCSCRGLVLLHRAPHFFVVWNPVTGSSKRVSYSHIVSCYNRKWFMFPRSAILYGFGYDASQDDYLVVVASQDKNGQEHFDCLSLKTNSWINLDFALSKPLGWSNWESSGSGFFLNGAIHWSSCTLRVRDYSILIFDLKERSFSTISMPEQVMGYLNPTHLGLLGGCLALYSCECDKTNIWVMKEYKVHSSWTFYQISRGQYAPLCLSNGSDIVALDSSLIFIDSYLRFAKSNVRGELLQLKCFDCRHVRHFKGWSSRWCKDCKNYIVYTESLVPVPNEIKDKDKDKKKKNGHPNKKNDVKQGKRTRSE; encoded by the exons ATggataagaagaagaagcagaagcaCATAACACAGAACAAACCAAAACAGCAATCGACCatggaaaagaagaagaagaagcaacagCAGAATGAGAATCACAAGAGCAAGAGCATTCACGATATTCTCCCTCTTGAGCTGATTCACAGAATCTTACTTAGGGTTCCGCTCAAACAACTCGGTCGCCTCAAGTGCGTTTCGAAGATTTGGAACACTCTCATTTCCGATCTCGACTTTGCGAAATCGCATGTTCACCTCTCTGCCGCACCCACCCATGTATGCCTCTTCATAGATGACTACTCCGAGGCTTGCTCCGTTGACATTGACGCAGTATTTGACCGCCACAAGAGTGCTACTGCATTAAAAGAGGTATCTCTCCCTTTCAAGATGAAAACACATTATGATTTTGAAGTTATGTGCTCCTGCAGAGGGCTTGTTCTCTTACATCGAGCCCCGCATTTTTTTGTCGTATGGAATCCAGTGACTGGATCCAGCAAAAGAGTATCCTACTCTCACATTGTTTCTTGTTATAATCGCAAGTGGTTTATGTTTCCCCGTAGTGCGATTTTGTATGGATTTGGTTACGATGCTTCACAGGATGACTACTTAGTTGTTGTAGCTTCTCAGGATAAGAATGGCCAAGAGCACTTTGATTGCCTGTCTTTGAAAACCAATTCATGGATTAATCTTGATTTTGCACTCTCCAAACCCTTGGGTTGGAGCAACTGGGAATCTAGTGGCAGTGGGTTCTTCTTGAATGGCGCTATTCATTGGTCGTCTTGCACTCTTAGAGTTAGAGATTATAGTATTCTTATATTTGATTTGAAGGAAAGGAGTTTCTCAACCATATCTATGCCTGAACAAGTGATGGGTTATCTCAATCCCACTCATCTCGGCCTACTAGGAGGGTGCTTGGCCTTGTATTCTTGTGAATGCGATAAAACTAACATATGGGTGATGAAAGAATACAAAGTGCATTCATCTTGGACTTTCTATCAGATTTCTCGTGGACAGTATGCACCTCTATGCTTATCCAATGGTAGTGACATTGTTGCACTAGATTCTAGTCTGATATTTATAGATAGCTACTTAAGGTTTGCCAAATCTAATGTCAGAGGAGAGCTCCTCCAACTCAAATGTTTTGATTGTCGTCATGTGAGACATTTTAAAGGTTGGTCTAGTCGGTGGTGTAAGGACTGCAAAAACTACATTGTATACACAGAGAGTCTCGTGCCAGTCCCTAATGAGATTAAGGATAAGGATAaggataagaagaagaaaaatg GCCATCCGAATAAGAAGAACGATGTCAAACAAGGAAAGAGAACTAGGAGCGAATGA
- the LOC130973412 gene encoding putative receptor-like protein kinase At5g39000, with protein sequence MFLKCLRFADSKKGGKYPIVIEEQCHHFSFEALRKATNDFDENLQIGEGGFGKLYKGCLKHNNGDASDHTIALKVMPIWMSHEYYEFKKEIEMLCELRHTNIISLIGFCYRKQKRIVVYEYMVNGSLHDYLNNKNKEPLSWKKRLEICIGVARALHYLHVGAKRCCIIHRDIKPHNILLDGNMVPKISGFELSLYGALSASKEKKIEVDCVAGTVGYIAPEHIRHGYVTDKSDVFSFGIVLQFVMGHDVSCFKHDADTLEETIDPNLNGKIAPECWQVFTSVIQRCLQHEADERPTMGEVEILLENALSLQEQADITNTNAAHYTLLSTTCLSHIFSGCISNGNLTFDASMEEGSFSEESSD encoded by the coding sequence ATGTTCCTCAAATGTTTACGCTTTGCTGATTCAAAGAAGGGGGGAAAATATCCAATAGTAATAGAAGAGCAATGCCATCATTTTTCATTTGAAGCTCTTAGAAAGGCAACCAACGACTTTGACGAGAATCTTCAAATTGGAGAAGGAGGCTTTGGTAAGTTGTACAAAGGTTGTCTCAAACATAATAATGGTGATGCAAGTGATCATACGATCGCATTGAAGGTGATGCCTATTTGGATGTCCCATGAATATTATGAGTTCAAGAAGGAAATTGAGATGCTATGTGAGCTTCGTCACACAAATATAATCTCCCTTATAGGCTTCTGCTACCGAAAACAGAAACGTATTGTTGTATATGAGTACATGGTGAATGGATCACTCCATGATTACTTGAATAATAAGAACAAAGAACCACTATCATGGAAGAAGAGACTAGAGATCTGCATCGGAGTAGCACGTGCTCTTCACTACCTTCACGTTGGAGCCAAGCGTTGTTGTATCATTCATCGTGACATAAAACCTCATAACATTCTATTGGATGGGAATATGGTTCCCAAAATCTCGGGTTTTGAGTTATCATTGTACGGAGCGCTCTCTGCatcaaaggaaaagaaaattgaagTAGATTGCGTTGCAGGCACAGTTGGATACATTGCTCCTGAACACATCCGGCATGGTTATGTCACTGATAAAAGTGATGTTTTCTCCTTTGGTATCGTTCTGCAATTCGTGATGGGCCACGATGTTTCGTGCTTCAAACATGATGCCGACACTCTTGAGGAGACAATAGATCCAAATCTGAATGGGAAGATTGCACCAGAATGTTGGCAGGTATTCACTAGTGTCATACAGAGATGCTTGCAGCACGAAGCAGATGAGCGACCTACAATGGGCGAAGTTGAGATATTGCTTGAGAATGCTCTCTCATTGCAGGAACAAGCTGATATTACAAACACCAATGCTGCTCACTATACTTTGTTATCCACTACTTGTTTGTCCCATATATTTTCAGGTTGTATAAGTAATGGTAATCTGACCTTTGATGCTTCAATGGAGGAAGGCTCTTTCTCGGAAGAAAGTAGTGACTAA